In Thermodesulfobacteriota bacterium, one DNA window encodes the following:
- the acpS gene encoding holo-ACP synthase: MILGIGIDIVRMSRIEHLSIRWKGRFLNRLFTEREIDFCINKRLPSQHFAIRFAAKEAFLKALELGMRAGIPWKDIEIINDTMGKPSIELHSKAKEIGINNNIRNIFLSMSHDGGYGIAQVILEG; encoded by the coding sequence ATGATTTTGGGAATAGGTATAGACATAGTCAGGATGTCAAGGATCGAGCATCTTTCTATAAGATGGAAGGGTCGGTTTTTAAACAGGCTCTTTACAGAAAGGGAGATAGATTTTTGCATAAACAAGAGATTACCCAGCCAACATTTTGCCATACGATTCGCGGCTAAAGAGGCTTTCTTAAAGGCACTGGAGCTGGGAATGCGTGCTGGTATACCCTGGAAAGACATTGAAATCATCAATGATACCATGGGTAAACCCTCAATTGAACTACACAGCAAAGCTAAAGAAATCGGCATTAATAACAATATAAGAAATATTTTTTTAAGCATGTCTCATGATGGTGGTTATGGAATTGCTCAGGTGATACTGGAGGGTTAG
- a CDS encoding pyridoxine 5'-phosphate synthase, which yields MARLSVNVDHVATLREARRITEPDPVTAAAIVELAGADGIIVHLREDRRHIKDRDLWLLKQTVKSKLNLEMASTQEMIRIALEIKPDMATLVPEKREELTTEGGLDVNMNREAIENSVALLKDGGIVVSLFVDPDIYQVKAAHRVGADFIEIHTGTFCDAKDRIEEEKELDRILAAVKMASELKLGINAGHGLNYLNIKRLIGINEIEEFSIGHSIICRALFVGLDKAVREMIELINT from the coding sequence GTGGCCAGATTATCGGTAAACGTTGATCATGTTGCAACCCTTAGGGAAGCAAGGAGGATAACCGAACCTGACCCTGTGACAGCAGCCGCTATAGTTGAACTGGCTGGGGCTGATGGGATAATAGTTCATTTGAGGGAAGACCGAAGGCATATTAAGGATAGGGACCTCTGGTTGCTCAAGCAAACAGTCAAAAGCAAGCTGAATTTAGAAATGGCTTCAACTCAGGAGATGATAAGGATAGCCCTGGAAATAAAACCTGATATGGCAACCTTAGTTCCGGAAAAGAGAGAAGAGCTGACCACTGAAGGCGGACTGGATGTCAATATGAATAGAGAAGCAATAGAAAATTCTGTGGCGTTGCTTAAAGATGGAGGGATAGTTGTTAGTCTTTTCGTTGATCCGGATATATATCAGGTTAAGGCTGCACATAGAGTTGGTGCCGATTTTATAGAAATCCACACAGGGACATTCTGTGATGCTAAGGACAGGATTGAGGAAGAAAAAGAACTCGATAGGATTCTTGCCGCTGTTAAAATGGCATCAGAATTAAAACTGGGAATAAACGCGGGGCATGGGTTGAACTATTTGAATATCAAGAGGCTAATAGGGATTAATGAGATTGAGGAGTTCAGTATTGGTCATAGCATAATATGTAGGGCTTTATTTGTAGGTTTGGATAAAGCAGTCAGAGAGATGATTGAATTGATAAATACATAA
- the glmM gene encoding phosphoglucosamine mutase encodes MGRLFGTDGVRGVANIEPMTAETAVQLGRGIAYLFKNAQRRHKIVVGKDTRLSGYMIENALTAGICSMGVDVLLVGPLPTPGIAFITPSMRADAGVVISASHNPFQDNGIKFFSRDGFKLPDELEMKIEELISEGSIDSLRPTASEVGKAFRINDAAGRYIVFLKNTFPRTLSLDGLKIVLDCSNGAAYKVAPAVFRELGAELVTLGVEPDGENINLNCGSLHPELISKTVKEKKADLGIAFDGDADRVVFVDENGELVDGDHIMAICAAEMIKNRKLKKNTLVTTVMSNMGLDITLKKLGGKIVKTAVGDRYVVEEMVRNGYNLGGEKSGHIVFLDHNTSGDGILSALQILAVMKINNRRLSELARIMEPLPQVLLNVKVREKREVDDIPEIASKIKNTKEKLGDKGRVLVRFSGTELIFRIMLEGEDQDEISAMAEEIADCTKKVLG; translated from the coding sequence ATGGGTAGATTGTTTGGTACAGATGGTGTAAGAGGGGTTGCAAACATTGAACCCATGACTGCTGAAACAGCAGTGCAGCTGGGTAGAGGGATTGCTTATCTGTTTAAAAATGCACAGAGAAGGCATAAAATAGTGGTTGGTAAGGATACCCGTCTTTCTGGATATATGATAGAAAATGCCTTGACTGCCGGAATCTGCTCTATGGGTGTTGATGTTCTGCTGGTTGGCCCCCTTCCGACCCCTGGAATAGCCTTTATTACACCCAGTATGAGGGCAGACGCAGGGGTAGTAATCTCTGCATCCCACAATCCTTTTCAGGACAACGGAATAAAATTTTTTTCCAGAGATGGCTTTAAGCTGCCGGACGAATTGGAGATGAAGATTGAAGAGTTGATCTCAGAGGGCAGTATAGATTCTCTTCGTCCTACAGCATCAGAGGTCGGAAAAGCGTTTCGTATAAATGATGCAGCGGGCAGATATATAGTCTTTCTTAAGAATACGTTTCCAAGGACACTCTCCCTGGATGGTTTGAAGATCGTCTTAGACTGTTCAAATGGTGCAGCCTATAAGGTAGCTCCTGCTGTATTTAGAGAACTTGGAGCCGAACTGGTTACATTGGGTGTTGAACCTGATGGTGAGAATATTAACTTAAACTGTGGTTCTTTGCATCCAGAGTTAATCAGTAAGACCGTTAAGGAGAAAAAGGCAGACTTGGGCATAGCCTTTGACGGGGATGCTGACAGGGTAGTCTTTGTTGACGAAAATGGTGAGCTGGTCGACGGGGACCATATTATGGCAATCTGCGCTGCGGAGATGATAAAGAATAGAAAGCTCAAGAAGAATACATTGGTTACTACCGTGATGAGCAATATGGGGCTGGATATAACCCTCAAAAAGTTGGGAGGAAAGATCGTTAAAACAGCAGTAGGGGACAGGTATGTTGTAGAGGAGATGGTTAGAAATGGTTATAACCTGGGTGGGGAAAAGTCTGGTCATATCGTGTTTCTGGATCATAATACCAGCGGAGATGGGATTCTGTCTGCATTGCAGATATTGGCAGTTATGAAGATAAATAATAGAAGATTATCGGAGTTAGCCCGGATAATGGAACCGCTTCCCCAGGTTTTATTGAATGTAAAAGTCAGAGAGAAAAGGGAGGTAGATGATATACCTGAAATTGCCTCTAAGATAAAGAACACAAAAGAAAAATTGGGAGATAAAGGAAGGGTTCTGGTTAGATTTTCAGGGACTGAGTTAATATTCAGAATCATGTTAGAAGGAGAAGATCAGGACGAGATATCTGCTATGGCAGAAGAGATTGCTGATTGTACAAAGAAGGTTTTGGGGTAA
- the folP gene encoding dihydropteroate synthase, with protein sequence MQRNAADGLFTKPSILIRMTDSQHEDEFVIRCKKVDLNLSKRTYIMGVINVTPDSFSDGGFFFDLHRAIAHALKLVDEGVDIIDIGGETTRPGSKPITAEMEISRVIPVIERLAPKIDVPISIDTYKSVVAERAIDAGAEIINDISALNFDPKMAESASRHDVPVVLMHMKGTPENMQQNPRYESLISEIIEYLKDSIDMAERAGIDPHKIIIDPGIGFGKSLDDGHNLKIINRLSEFRSLGKPILVGPSRKAFIGKILDADVTQREEGTAAAVSAAILNGANIVRVHNVGMIKKVVRVIDAIKNA encoded by the coding sequence ATGCAGCGCAACGCCGCAGATGGACTTTTTACGAAGCCGTCAATCTTGATTAGAATGACCGATAGTCAACACGAAGATGAATTTGTTATAAGATGTAAAAAGGTTGACCTAAACCTCAGCAAGCGTACTTACATTATGGGGGTTATAAATGTAACCCCCGATTCTTTTTCTGACGGAGGATTTTTCTTTGACCTCCATCGAGCCATTGCCCATGCTCTGAAGTTGGTTGATGAGGGGGTTGATATTATAGATATTGGTGGGGAGACAACCAGACCTGGTTCAAAACCGATCACTGCTGAAATGGAGATTAGTAGGGTTATTCCTGTGATAGAAAGGCTTGCACCGAAAATCGATGTGCCTATCTCCATAGATACTTATAAGTCTGTTGTTGCAGAAAGAGCCATTGATGCGGGTGCCGAGATAATAAATGACATAAGTGCATTGAATTTTGACCCTAAAATGGCAGAGAGCGCTTCCCGCCATGATGTTCCTGTTGTCCTGATGCATATGAAGGGGACTCCTGAGAATATGCAGCAAAACCCCCGTTATGAATCCCTGATTTCAGAGATTATCGAATACCTGAAAGACAGTATTGATATGGCTGAAAGAGCTGGGATAGACCCCCATAAGATTATTATAGATCCCGGAATAGGATTTGGAAAGTCTCTGGATGACGGACACAACCTGAAAATAATTAATAGGTTATCAGAATTCAGAAGCTTGGGCAAACCTATCCTTGTAGGTCCCTCAAGAAAGGCATTTATTGGGAAAATCCTGGATGCTGATGTAACACAAAGGGAGGAGGGGACTGCCGCTGCTGTGTCAGCAGCGATACTCAATGGCGCCAACATCGTAAGGGTTCATAATGTGGGTATGATCAAGAAGGTTGTGAGGGTAATTGATGCAATAAAGAATGCATAG
- the ftsH gene encoding ATP-dependent zinc metalloprotease FtsH produces MNPFYKNMALWLVITLMMILLYQLFNKPQTTEEKVIFSDFLSAIERGDISEVEIQGENIQGKYLSGKGFKTYAPQDPDLIRTLKSKDIRISVKPREESPWYFTALISWFPMLLLIGVWILFMRQMQAGGRAMSFGKSRAKLLSEHQHKITFEDVAGIDEAKEELQEIIEFLKNPKKFTKLGGRIPKGVLLMGAPGTGKTLLAKAIAGEANVPFFNISGSDFVEMFVGVGASRVRDLFIQGKKNAPCIIFIDEIDAVGRHRGAGLGGGHDEREQTLNQLLVEMDGFESNEGVILISATNRPDVLDPALMRPGRFDRQVVVPPPDVRGRVGILKVHAKKTPLSNGVDMEVLARGTPGFTGADLENLVNEAALLAARKSKTNLEMEDFEEAKDKVMMGTERRSMIISPEEKRNTAYHEAGHVLVAKLLPGTDPIHKVTIIPRGRSLGLTQQLPIDERHTYPKEYLLNNISILLGGRAAEEIVLGDLTTGSGNDLERSTDLVRKMVCEWGMSEDLGPLTFGKKEEQIFLGREIAQHRDYSEDTAIKIDKEVKRIVTENYGRAKKILTNNITTLHDLAHALLEKEVLDASEINDIVEKGQVQIETKEFKEVKRTQKATETTEIKKVKRTKQKRLVPES; encoded by the coding sequence ATGAATCCATTTTACAAAAACATGGCACTATGGCTGGTTATCACCTTGATGATGATATTATTGTATCAACTTTTTAATAAACCCCAGACAACCGAGGAAAAAGTTATATTCAGTGATTTTTTATCCGCAATTGAGAGGGGTGATATCTCAGAAGTTGAAATCCAGGGGGAAAATATCCAGGGTAAATACCTGAGTGGAAAGGGATTCAAAACCTATGCTCCCCAAGACCCTGACCTGATTAGAACCCTGAAATCCAAGGATATTAGAATATCTGTTAAGCCAAGGGAAGAATCCCCATGGTATTTTACCGCCCTTATTTCATGGTTTCCTATGCTCCTCCTTATTGGCGTATGGATACTGTTTATGAGACAGATGCAGGCTGGTGGCAGGGCAATGTCATTTGGGAAAAGCAGGGCTAAATTGCTCTCGGAACACCAGCACAAAATAACATTTGAAGACGTGGCTGGTATTGATGAAGCAAAGGAGGAGCTTCAGGAGATCATAGAGTTTTTAAAAAACCCCAAGAAATTTACAAAATTGGGCGGGAGAATCCCCAAAGGGGTTCTTTTAATGGGTGCCCCAGGTACTGGAAAGACACTATTGGCAAAAGCGATTGCTGGAGAGGCCAATGTCCCTTTTTTCAATATAAGCGGGTCAGATTTTGTTGAGATGTTTGTCGGGGTAGGTGCATCTCGAGTTAGAGACCTCTTTATCCAGGGCAAGAAAAATGCCCCCTGTATTATATTTATCGATGAGATTGATGCTGTGGGAAGACATCGCGGAGCAGGGCTCGGTGGCGGGCATGATGAAAGGGAACAAACACTGAACCAATTACTGGTAGAGATGGATGGATTTGAATCTAATGAAGGTGTAATTCTCATTTCGGCTACCAATAGGCCCGATGTATTGGACCCGGCATTGATGCGGCCGGGAAGATTTGACCGACAGGTTGTAGTGCCCCCGCCTGATGTAAGGGGGAGGGTAGGAATACTTAAGGTACATGCTAAAAAGACCCCTTTGTCTAATGGTGTAGATATGGAGGTTTTAGCCAGGGGAACTCCTGGTTTTACTGGAGCTGATTTAGAGAATTTAGTGAATGAAGCAGCTCTGCTGGCAGCAAGGAAAAGCAAAACGAATTTAGAGATGGAGGATTTTGAAGAGGCCAAAGACAAGGTTATGATGGGTACTGAAAGAAGGAGCATGATCATCAGCCCTGAGGAAAAACGTAACACAGCTTATCACGAAGCAGGCCATGTATTGGTTGCTAAGCTGCTGCCGGGTACAGACCCAATCCATAAAGTGACCATAATACCCAGGGGCAGATCATTAGGTTTGACCCAGCAACTGCCCATAGATGAAAGGCACACATACCCCAAAGAATATTTGTTAAACAATATTTCAATTCTACTTGGAGGAAGGGCAGCTGAGGAGATAGTATTGGGGGATCTCACCACTGGTTCTGGCAACGATCTTGAAAGGTCTACGGATTTAGTAAGGAAGATGGTTTGTGAGTGGGGAATGAGTGAAGACCTGGGACCTCTTACCTTTGGTAAAAAAGAAGAGCAGATCTTTCTTGGAAGAGAGATTGCTCAGCACCGGGATTACAGTGAGGATACCGCTATAAAGATTGATAAAGAAGTTAAAAGGATTGTTACAGAAAACTATGGAAGGGCAAAGAAAATTTTAACTAACAATATTACTACCCTCCATGACCTTGCCCATGCTTTACTGGAAAAGGAGGTTCTTGATGCGTCGGAGATCAACGATATAGTAGAAAAAGGACAGGTGCAGATAGAGACTAAGGAATTTAAAGAAGTGAAGAGAACCCAGAAGGCAACAGAGACTACAGAAATTAAAAAGGTGAAAAGGACTAAACAAAAACGGTTAGTTCCAGAATCTTGA
- the tilS gene encoding tRNA lysidine(34) synthetase TilS codes for MLISKVRRTIEKYRMLEQGDRVVVAVSGGADSVFLLHTLEELREDFNITLIVAHLDHCIRGMEAKRECRFVEKLANTFHLPFESKSIDIPALKKAEKKSTQQAARDARYEFFVDTLKKFNAQKVALGHNADDQAETVLMRLIRGAGIKGLCGIPPVRDGIFIRPLIEIQRSEIEGFLRENSIEFVTDSSNRENVYLRNKVRNSLMPILVKEYNPGIVQNLIHTSEILRKEDEFMEKLVLNLFSRICVSGGKESLTLNILYLKGLEGSMQIRVLRKAMESFSGNLKRINFRHLESLVGMLSSEGANKSLSLPGGIIVEKQYNELIIRREVKETPFCYSFSEIPNYVRLKEVNKEVELKVIPQKEGLNLNVDPNVAFMDYRQIKFPIVIRNFREGDRFQPMGMEGTKKLKDFFIDNKIPKSTRRQIPLLLFDNLIAWVMGLRMDNRVMVGKCPGKILEVRIF; via the coding sequence ATGCTTATCTCAAAGGTAAGACGTACCATAGAAAAATACCGTATGCTGGAACAAGGGGATAGGGTTGTAGTTGCCGTTTCAGGGGGGGCTGATTCCGTCTTTCTCCTCCATACATTAGAGGAATTAAGAGAGGATTTTAACATTACCCTGATTGTTGCCCACCTGGACCATTGTATTCGAGGGATGGAGGCAAAGAGGGAATGCAGGTTTGTAGAGAAGCTGGCAAATACTTTCCATCTGCCTTTTGAATCCAAATCCATTGATATCCCTGCTTTGAAAAAGGCTGAGAAGAAATCTACCCAGCAGGCTGCCAGGGATGCCCGATACGAGTTCTTCGTGGATACCTTGAAAAAGTTCAATGCACAAAAGGTGGCTCTGGGGCATAATGCAGACGATCAGGCTGAAACGGTCTTGATGAGGTTAATAAGGGGGGCAGGGATTAAAGGTCTTTGCGGGATTCCTCCTGTCAGAGATGGTATCTTTATACGCCCCCTTATCGAGATCCAGAGGTCAGAGATAGAAGGATTCCTGAGAGAAAACAGCATTGAATTCGTTACTGATAGTTCAAACAGGGAAAATGTCTATTTACGTAATAAGGTACGTAATAGCTTGATGCCAATATTGGTGAAGGAGTACAACCCTGGAATTGTGCAGAACCTGATTCATACCTCTGAGATATTGAGGAAAGAAGATGAATTCATGGAGAAACTCGTTTTGAATCTCTTCTCCAGAATTTGTGTCTCAGGGGGAAAGGAATCACTAACCCTTAATATTCTCTATCTAAAGGGTTTAGAAGGGTCCATGCAGATTAGAGTCTTGAGAAAGGCGATGGAGTCCTTTTCAGGCAACCTGAAAAGGATTAACTTTAGACATCTGGAATCTCTGGTGGGGATGCTTTCCAGTGAAGGCGCCAATAAGTCATTAAGTCTACCCGGAGGAATCATTGTTGAGAAGCAATACAATGAATTGATAATAAGAAGAGAAGTCAAAGAAACCCCATTCTGTTATTCTTTCTCTGAAATTCCCAACTATGTCAGACTTAAGGAGGTCAATAAAGAAGTAGAACTCAAGGTTATTCCACAAAAGGAAGGTTTGAACTTAAATGTTGATCCCAATGTAGCGTTTATGGATTATCGTCAAATTAAATTTCCTATTGTTATCAGAAATTTCAGGGAAGGGGACAGGTTTCAACCTATGGGAATGGAGGGCACTAAAAAACTGAAGGATTTCTTTATTGATAATAAGATACCTAAATCTACACGCAGACAGATCCCCCTTCTCCTCTTTGATAACCTGATAGCATGGGTCATGGGTTTAAGGATGGATAACAGAGTAATGGTAGGGAAATGCCCCGGAAAGATTCTTGAGGTGAGGATTTTCTGA